A region of the Drosophila ananassae strain 14024-0371.13 chromosome XL, ASM1763931v2, whole genome shotgun sequence genome:
GTCCTTTAGAGGAGTCTATATTTCCCTTTCCTCTATGTTGTTgctggtttttatttataatccAACCGGCAGTCACGTGTCCTGACGCTGCCGGCCAAATGGGCAATACGGATACGGTTTGTTGGATTCGGTCACCTGATGATGCTTTTCCCAGGACCTGCCTCCTGGTGCCACCACCTCCCCCACCACCCTTGTATCCTTGTAGAGAGAGAGACTGGTGTGCCTGGTAATATGATCCCTGCGTGCCTGGGCataatttgttattttggcTATCGCATTATTATGTGCCTGTGTGCCTTTTGTGCTGACGACGTTGATTATTTTCCGTACTTTCCATTAAAAGATGGAAACACAGGAGTTGGAGCTCCTTCTTCCTTGCAGCTCCTCGCTCCTCTTCAcctttttttgtgaaaatatcGATTACATTACTCTGAAagttttcgtttcgtttcgttacgccaaaaaaaaaaagaaaaaagtaaaataaaataaaaatgcgaaAGGAAAGCGACCGAGGAGACAAAAGAATCCTCAGAACAAAAGCATCCAAAAACCAAATtcagtttattatttttattttatttttttttttggctctggtttggtttggttttgttttcgAGAAGCCTCCCGCCAGAAAAGATATAACCATAAATAAGGGTAATAAAAGTGATGCTCAGTTGTCGCAGTTCCTGCAGCTGCATCTTCTCAGCAACAGATACGGATACGTGCTCATTTTTTctccagatacagatactttcGCTCTTCGCCGATCCAACAGATATGTCTtggcaaataaatattactCGATTGCCAATAATCATAACACTAACTCACTCGACGGAAAAAGGGTCTAATGAGGGGCCTTCCTCTCAGCCCAGGGGAGTTGTCATCCCAGGGATTCCATCTTCAGGTGGAAGTGTATCTTCTAGGTTCTCACGGTTGAGCTTTTCgagatatttatttttttaaggtaggtatttaaagtattttttgtttgtaggTACAGCATTTGAACTAAAAATTAAACCAAAAGCCACACCCAGCATATAAGATCTTTGCTATAGATTctcattaaaaattcaaaaaaaatatgtcctcttaaaaaacaataattttttgcCTTTGGCTATTCTTGAATTTATTCAAGTACTTTGTATTTTAGTTTCACTTAAGCAATCTAGGATTATTTTGCAcctaaataaaagaaactgtgTGGATAATCATTGTAGAGATTATAGGCATCGCATAATAGACATCGAcatttgtatatttataattataagtatttaaaaaaaacaatgtaaGTTGGACTTGGAACGGTCAATGAAATCTGCTACACCCCCTCCTCTAAATATATAGTTTTCTgttcattattattttgatCTAGGATCGGGGCTGTGACTGCCAAACAATCGCAAAGGTCGAGTATGCGAGACTCCTGTAAAAGGAGCCGCCTCGCCGGGCCAAatgctcttttttttatacatatccTGAATCCGAATCCATGTCCATTGTTTTCCATTCCAGAACAAAGGACAAAGGATGCGAGAGGATGAGAGGATGGAGGATGTGAGGGGCGAGAgttattaaaaacaatattcgAGGGCTTAGCCGAAACGCCTCAATGGGCAGAGTCGAATGGGGAGTGGACTTATCTCGCATCTCGGCATTAACACTttagcacacacacactgacacacaCCAGCACACACTCCACAACAAGCACACATATGGCACAAAATGGCCGCCAAAGGTCGTGTGTATATATCTTGATATATATCTGCAATCTCTGATCAACTTGGCACTCTTTAAGCACACATTTTCTCCTCAAATGGCTGCGATTTTGGTTGTGATTAAGAAATTACAGAAAATTAAAAgcatttaaacttaaaaaatcaataaaaaatattataaaaatataataaaaataattcaaagaCTTGTTATACTATTTAGGCATTAAAAACCACTATTCTtgcatataaatttaaaaaaatataacagaATAAAAGAAAACTCTGAAGGATTGTATCTCAAAATTCTCTGTAAATCTTAAcccaaaattcaaaaattctaCCATTATGTTGATATCTTTAACCCCTTAGTCCACTCCTCCAAACCCAACCCTGGGAACTCCTTAACCCCTTACAGCTTTTCAAAAGCATTGGCATTCGTGAGCATCTCCCGAGTGAGTCGCCAGACTTGCTTGGCGGCATTTTCCAAAGCACTGGGGGACTTTCCCTTAAACATGTCCAGGCCCGGAAGGAAGTAGTGCGGACATCGTCGGTACTGCAGGCAGGATATCAACTGCAGGAATATGCCATTGATCCTGTCGGCGATGCAGCTCTCGTCCCACTCGAAGTCCCGGGGATGCTTCTCGCACTCGTAGAGGAGAAGGTTCTTCAAGTGATAGGAACTGATGGGGTTGCCGGGCAGCTCCAAGTGCCGATCCCTCAGGGTCTTCAACATGCTCAGACAGCGACGACGACAGCCACCTGGGGAAAAGGATAATAGAAGGACATGCTTAGATAGTAGAATTTATTCTTACCTTGCAGAAGACGATTCTCCGCCTCGAAGAAACTGAGCACCCAGGCATCGCCCTCCATGCTGGCGGCATTATTGTTGTTCTTGCTCTGAAGGACGACACTCTCCTTGGACAGAAGATCGAATCCTTCGGTCTTCACCTCGGCCACGATATTGGGATGCGGCCAGGGTAGGTGGGGCACTGGCCAGTGGGCGGCCGAACGCGGCCAGATCCCCGAGCACTTGAAGGCCGGCGTGATCTGGACCACAAAACGCTCCCGTATCCGGAGCTTCACTTCGCTGGTGTCTCCCACCATCTTGACGAGATCCCGGTAGACGCTCTTGTCACAGGCCTGGGCCACCAGGGTCTGGAAGCGGGCACGGATCTTCCGGGAGGACAGATAGCCACTCGCTGTGATGAACTCCACCCACAAGGACATCGATCGCTTCCGGCCATCGCTGAGTTTCAGGACAGCACAGCCCGGCAAGGTGCCATCGTCCACGAAGTTGAAGACGCCCATCTGGTTGAGGTAGAGGACTATCTCGAACTCGTTGGGGGATATCACCTCCACGCCCTCAAATctgtaaatattaattatattttaattaacttaataatcttatttattaatttaattaatattctaTAGCTAACTAATTCTAAACAACTAGAGACACTTCAAAGCGGCATCTGCGTAACTCCAGTGTCCGGATGACTGTCATCGCGGCTCCTGCTCGCTCTACTGCCTCTGGAACCCCTCTATCTCGTCTACCCTCCTTTCCACACCTTCTTGCCACTGGTGGGGGCATCATTATAACCAAAGTGCAACGTCATTGTTGGCCAAGTTACCCAACCGTCAAGTCATCCAAGTTGCAGTTTCAACACGATTTCAGTAGGAATCATGGATTTAATttggatttattttagatactTTATTTAtgggatttatttttaagaataaaaattaaaatttgtttaaattgaaGCTATGTTTAGATTTAAGATATGTCTGtagaattttaataaagatttttaaaagaaaactagACAGAAAAGTGTAGTTCTTTGTGGCTTATTGGCATGGATAGGATTAAGGACTCATAGTTACCTGCCATTGCACTCCACCAGGCTGGAGATGAAGCGCGGCTCCTGCAGCTCCACCTCCTTGAGGATGTCCTGGACGATCTTGCAGATCTCGCGGATGGCGGTGGCCGTCTTGAACATCCTGGCCTGGACCCTCTCGGCGCAGAATCGATTCATCTGATAGATCATCCGCGTCTGCGCGGCCATCATATCCGGCGGCACTAACATTCTCTTCTACCactatctgtatctgtatctgtatcttttggCTTTGCCcttctgtatctgtatctcagTTGGGAGAAGGCGACACTCGGTCTGGCGGTAAACAACAAAGGGCAAGGCCTCACTTTTGTCTTAATGCCAATTATGCGAAATTCGGTAGTTGCAACTCTTCGAACGTGCAACGTGCAAcgtgcaacttgcaacttgcaactcgAAAACGCTGGACAGAACAAAGGAACAATTCAATTGTGAGTTACGGTGACAGGCCGAGAAGCGGCAAACAATGATCACAAATGTATCTGCTATCTGGAACTTGAACTTTGTATGGGTAttcgtatctgtatctatgtATGCGCcatatgtatctgtatcttttagCGGGCGAATCAgaattggaaaaataaaattatggcGAATTAGCCGCTACGGGGATGCGTTTGGCGAGTGTCTTTCGTATCGAATGCCAGTATCTTTTGCCTCCGACTTCGAATCAGTATCTGTATAGTCGATacagcgaaaaaaaaatgctgaacaaaaaaaaaaaaaagatacagatacgcgAGTCTGTGAGCCGACGTCGTCGCCTGGCGTTGTAAATCTCGCGGATATTTACAGCTTCGGCAGATAAAGATACTGAAAAGTGCAGCAGAGGCACAGTGTCGGGTAGTGCAATCGGTATTTCGTGAGTGAAGTGGCAATAGCATCTAACGAATGCAGCCGCCATCACAGACACAGATGCACGGACAGATGCAGATACTttttcagatacagatacttttAGTCACGTGACATTTTGAGTCtcgtgccaaaaaaaaaaaaaaaaccaaaaatcgaTGAGATacttttttccccaaaaaaaacaacaaaaaaaactgttaATCCCTTGCCTGTATCtgcgtatctgtatcttttagTCTCAAGCgcgctcgctctctctctcactgGGAGAGAGCTGTAATCTGATTGGCTCTCTGGCGGAAGAGACTCCGCCCTTTTGGCTCCAACCGCCGTTACGCAGCGGCGCGCTCTTTGAAGTTCCAGCTACCTATCCCTCTCTCTggctctctctcactctcagGCCaagtatctttgtatctttttagCGCGCTCAGTGtatgtgtatctgtgtatctgtgtgtttgtgtaaatttaatttgttaaatacATTTCGGGCTGCCATCTCGGGCGTACGAGCTGTGTGCAATAATTTATCTGAAATGTGCACTCATTTAGCAAAGAGCAACAACGAGCAACCCTCGTCCATGTTTCCCCGACAATCCGATATCTTTATATCTTACGGatacaccacacacacacactagctGGCACACCTATACACACTCTCATAAATATGTCGCGTGGATTAATGTGCCAGTTGGCAATTTCTGACAGAAACTTCCAAGGCAGAAAAGGCAACCAGACAGGCCAACAAACCTTCTcctacccaaaaaaaaaatatatatattttatatataatacctcctatagatatatatatatatatatatatatgggtATAGCTATCTGTTGTCGTCATCCCACTTGCCACACGTGACTCATGACTGACGGACATGTGGCAACATCAAAGCGCCCCGTCTAGCCGCCTCCAATTAGACAAATCTCGGGATTCTGCCACTAATTCGTTTGGAAGCAAAACACGAACCGAACATTTTGGCATTGTTTCTGGTCCAAATCAGAGAATTTGGCTAAAACAGAGGGGGGCAGGGGGTGATACGTTCTAAACATCTAAAGacaagatacagatacttttACTTAAGAaagattttagttttttgagcAAATTTCTTTGTAGttttaagctttaaaaaaattcttaaaaaatcatCTATAAGTAGTTTATAGTTTTATTTAAGAATcactaaaatatatttttaaaaatatcattagtaactatttttattttaatttttaggaTTTAGGGATGAAAGGATGATGGTTTGGGGTTTGAAGGAGTTTTCATAGcttagaaaaatatatagtacCCAAAACttaatctaaaaatatttaaaaaaatatagttaatTAATAACACCttctataaaaaatactttttataaaaaaaaccttttaagctttaaatacaaataaatttattgttCCCTTcaactctaaaaaaaaaccaatccTTTGTCTAAAATCCCACAAAACTCTATTCAAATAAGATCTGGTAATTAAACCCGATTTCTCTCAAATAGAGTTACCACTGTATCGCCTAGCTGTTAACTCTTTTGTTTTCGGCCTTTATTGACATCAATCAGTGGCACTTCTGGTCGAGATCTTCTGGCCATATCTAAATAGTATTCAAGCCCATTACAATTTGTTTAGAGCCATTTGAATCGAAGCTGTTGgctgaattttaattttttgataattttttttgggtagCCAGGTGGTATTATAGACTTTTGGCTTATATTTTTTGAGAGAGTTGGAATGGGGAGTATCCTaaagatatataaataaataaatatatatctagATGGAGCTCATTTTCTGCataaattgaaaacaaaacaaggaaAAGGATCTAGAGTTTGAGGGTTTCTGgggttttttgggttttctgTTTTGGGTTGTGAGTTTCTGGGGTTGCCAGCCAGCATGTGTGCTGCTGTCCCTGTGtctttttgtatcttttttcccgtatttatatatcttttaGATCTTGAAGAAATTTGAATATAATTTATGTGCAATCGTCGCTTTTTTTCTCGCTTGGTTTATTCGCCGGCCTTTCTCAGAGTCCGGTTCGttctctgtttattttttatatatagtatatatagttttgggttttttttttgtgggttcCCCCCCTCAAAATGAAGAACGATCCATCCATCTAAACGTTTGTCACTTGCCCGGCATTGTCGCCGCAACGTTTGTCTTTTTTGCCTCTTTGCCAGTTATACTCCTTCGTCGCGTTACCCtcttttcctttttggccCTCTTCCTTTTGGCCATCATCACAGTCGTTTATTTTGGCCGGTACATGCATATATCAGGCTGTCCATTTCATATCCAGTTCGTggaaaacaaacacaaaaaaaaagccaccAGAGATCGTCTATCTCGGGGATCATCTAAGCCCATATGGTAATTTTCTCGGTTTAGTTTCTGGTCCATAAGCTATCCAAACAGAAATTCTATGTAATTTCTTATTTGgctaaaatacattttaaatctCTAAATCTAAATAGATTAATCAATAGGAGACTAGATATATTATTTGACTCAAGATCTCAAGAGATCTGAGTTCTGAGAAATTACTCTAATTTGTTAACAGAAAGCTTAAGATATTTTGTAGACCATCATTTTCTAGATACtttattgaatattataaGCTCTTAAATGAAATCCGCAAGTGCTTGCCATTCCCATCGCATGTCGGGAAAGTCATGGCATGAATTAATAACCAGATCTGTGATACCAAAGCCCGGCTAAGAGGATTTGCGTTTATGGCCATTAACCCACTGCAGTCGGTGGTGCAGTGGTGCGTGTGTGTGGTGCCCAGAAATTCTCTTTCATGGAGATCCATGACAGCCCGACGAGTTGGTTTCgttcttttttttggtttatgttCAAGTCCGTTGACATTTGACTACTTTATTGAATTATGACAGCGAACAAATCAGCGACACGATCCAGGATTGATTCTCCATACTCCAGATACTCCGATGCCCGATGATACTCCTCAGTCCATAGTCCATACTCcgagatatatatattccatAGCCCCGACTTGGAATCGCATTTCTTTTTGTGGGAATACTCATTGCGCATGCGCCACCGCCTTCCAAGTTTGAATCAGAGCCTTCTTTGGATTCTTTGCACTGggagaaatattttttagcaaattaattattaaattttcttcaaAAATCAAGGAAAAGTTATAGCTCAACTTCTTTTAACAgcttaatatatattaaaccCTTTTTAAAGCCTCTTAAATTTTGCAttaaacctttttttaaatacaaaccTTATCTGTTTTAAAgagtaatattttttccagtgtCTTGGCCAAGAAAATGTTGCAGTTGAAGGCACTCAGAGACATGTGTTCCGCCATCATCTGATTGGAATATTAATTGTGACGATCGACGATCTCCACGGACCTTCTTTGTTTTTTACGATCTTGCGGACAAGTGAACGTCGATGTCATTTTGCTTAACattaatttcaaataatatCATAATTTATAGTTACAGGGCTAAACAAAGGGCCAAGAGGCCTGCCTCATAAAGGGCCagcatttaattattatttaagacACGTTCCCAAGAATCGATCTCAATTTCGTAGTTCAGATATCACGCGCCCAAGACCCCAAGGAGACCAAAATTGTAAGGATTTCCCATTTTAAGGCAAGAACGTGGCCATCCCGTTTTGGCCTTCTTCGGCGACGAGAGATGGCCAATTCAATGAGGCGGCGGCACTTTTCAAGATGCCACGATCACGTTGACATTTTGCTTTAGCTGCTTCCCCCCCTTTGAGATATATATATCTGCTCCCTACCTATGGGTACCCcctttggaaaaaaaaacatgttgACATGTCGCCTGGGCCTTGATTGATTTAGGGCTCAAtggctttttttgttttccgcTGAAGCGCAGCCGTTTGAACCCATtgtttttggcccaaaaccaaaaaaaaaagggccaaaacaaaaccaaaagaaGGGCGTACGACAACGTGAGCTGGAACTGGATTTCAAATTGGGGTTTTCtggattctttttttttttgggttagGGGTTTTCTGATATCACTGGATTAGTGGCTTCGATAAATGCAATGCATTTTGATATGATTTCCAGGAATTCCTCACTGGTAGCTCATTTGAATTATGAGCTAAAAacagagagaaaaatatataatgtgGGAATAAAGTCAATAGTTGAAATCATTatgaaatcaaaaatataaatttcattatATTCCAGACCTCACCGAGATGTCTATCTCTATTTTGACTAGGTGTCTATCTATTAAATGGATTTTATAGAGACGATGGGTTCTCTAAACAGgatttttagaattttaatttgtcgtTCAATGAGGGGTTTTATGATTATTGTATTAggtttatatataaaatatatatctttctttttggaaataatttaaataagaaaTCGAGGTATTcggttcgctgattacaaaatgatACCTCATTTTCCGATCGGAtgtaaattggcagagctatgcctATCGGAAGGAGGCAAAATATCGTAAAGTTGCAAATGCCCCCAAATCACGATTTTCAAAGGgggaccccttggaaaaatttgaaaattgtcaaaatGTCTTTTAAGcaaaattttaaatgaggaaataGGGCATTcggttcgctgattacaaaatggtacaTTATTTTCCGATCGGATGTAAATTGGAAGAGCTATGCCTATCGGAAGGAGgcaaattatgaaaatttaaGGTATATTTCTGATCTTTTTTGTTTCCATACTCACCTGTAACTGCAAACTACATGTTTTAGGTGAAATTTATCAACCTCTAGGGTGGAGTTTGGTTTTCAGGtgtttttccttttattttgggTCCTCAGATCGCAGGAGTTGCT
Encoded here:
- the LOC6504736 gene encoding protein mab-21-like; the encoded protein is MLVPPDMMAAQTRMIYQMNRFCAERVQARMFKTATAIREICKIVQDILKEVELQEPRFISSLVECNGRFEGVEVISPNEFEIVLYLNQMGVFNFVDDGTLPGCAVLKLSDGRKRSMSLWVEFITASGYLSSRKIRARFQTLVAQACDKSVYRDLVKMVGDTSEVKLRIRERFVVQITPAFKCSGIWPRSAAHWPVPHLPWPHPNIVAEVKTEGFDLLSKESVVLQSKNNNNAASMEGDAWVLSFFEAENRLLQGGCRRRCLSMLKTLRDRHLELPGNPISSYHLKNLLLYECEKHPRDFEWDESCIADRINGIFLQLISCLQYRRCPHYFLPGLDMFKGKSPSALENAAKQVWRLTREMLTNANAFEKL